DNA from Pajaroellobacter abortibovis:
TGTCAGAAGCCCTTCCACGTGCAGCAATTCAGCCATCGAACGAACGATCTCTTCCCCTTGTTTGACAGCATCCCTGGGAAGCATCGCTGGGATGGTTGAGAATGCCAAAATACCACGTTTATGTCGATTCATCGCAGGGGGATAGACAGCGATTTCACCCTGGGGTCTGCGGGCCACAAGAATCGAGAATTCAGCCTGGAGAGGGAGCAACCGCTCTAGAATACAATCCACACGCCCTAAAGAAGACCAGCCTTGAAGGGTAGAGATGGAGTCAGAAAGAAGGACTTGCCCTCGACCATCGTATCCACCAAAAGAAGTCTTGAGCAAGGAAGGAAGCCCTATTTGTCTAAGCGCAGATGTAAGCTCTGCTTCAGACCGAACAGGCGCATAAGGCCCCACGGGGAAGCCATAACGGCTCAACCAATCCTTCTGATCGATCCGGTTCTGGACAATCGCAAGCACATCCTTTGATGGACGGACAGGGACAAATTGACCAGCAGCCGCAAGACCAGTAAGACCTATCTTCTCTATCTCCATCGTAATTATAGAACAGGACTGAGCAAACTTGCCTATGGATACAGCATCATCCAAAGGGGCCTGCATATACAAATCTGCTATAGGCCTGGCAGGACAGACAGGATCTGGATCGAGCACATGGACAGAGAAACCAAGCGAGCGAGCTGCCATGGCGGTCATTCGCCCTAACTGTCCCCCTCCCAAAATGCCTAATGTGCTTCCAACAAAAACAGTTTTCATCTCACGATACCCGCGTATGTTGAAGTACTTCTTGCGTCTGTCGTTCTCGCCAAGTACGCAACCGACCCCTAATCTCAGGATAGCGGAGGCTCAGGATCTGAGCCGCCAAAATAGCTGCATTCGCTGCACCTGCCCGCCCAATCGCCAAGGTTCCTACTGGAACTCCTTTGGGCATCTGAACGATCGACAAGAGAGAGTCCAAGCCATCCAGAGGTGGAACAGGGACAGGCACGCCTAAGACAGGAAGAAGAGTCTGAGAAGCCAACATACCAGGAAGATGAGCAGCCCCCCCTGCCCCTGCAATCAAAACAGAAAGGCCTCTCGATTCGGCAGTCTTTGCATATTCCATCATCCAATCAGGTGTCCGATGGGCTGAGACAATTCTGAGTTCATGAGGAACGGTCAATTCCTCAAGGATCTGTTCGGCCGCAGAAAGGACCGACAGATCGCTCTGACTCCCCATCACCACACCTACCCATGGTGCCTGCTCTGCGCTCATGTTGATCAACCCTTGTCCGTTTTGCTATCAGTTCAGTTCAATAAAAGGTTCCGAATGGTACTTGCTAATTCAACCGGATTGAAGCGCGCGTTCAATCACAGAGGGGACATGTACCAGAGCGTGTTCCAGATCGAACAAAGAATCAATCTGATCAGCTGAAATCAGCGATACAATCTCTGGATCACCTTGAATACAAGCTTTAAAGTTTTCCCCCCGAAGAGCGCGCACCGCTTGTTTCTGAACAAGGCGATAAGCCACCTGCCTCGACATACCTGCCTCCACCAATTTGAGAAGAATGGCCTCTGAACAATACAGGCCACCTGCCTTCTCCAAATGCGCGTTCAACAACTCAGGATACACAACCATCCCTCGGATGAGAGAAGTGGCCCTTTCCAGCATAAAGCCGAGGGCTGTCGTCGCATCAGGCGCACTCCAGCGCTCCACTGACGAATGGGAGATGTCTCGCTCATGCCAAAGAGGGATGTTCTCCAAGGCTGGATTTACAAAAGATCGGACAATACGTGCAAGACCGCAAAGATTTTCGCTCAGAATCGGGTTGCGCTTGTGGGGCATCGCGCTCGATCCCTTCTGTCCTTGGGTAAAAGGTTCTTCCACCTCCGCGACTTCCGACCTCTGCCAATGTCGCAGATTGGTTGCAAACCGCTCCATTGCCCCCGCCAACAGGGCAAGCGCACAGAAGTAAGAAGCATGCCGATCGCGGCAGACCACTTGTGTACTGACTGTCTCCGGGGTCAAGCCGAGCAATTCTAAAGCGCGAGTTTCTATCGCTGGCGAAATGTGAGCATACGTCCCGACAGCCCCTGCCAACTTGCCGACAGCAATTTCGGTTTTTGCACGGTGGAGTCGCTCTCGACCTCGCTTGATTTCGGCATAATGGCTGGCAAGTGCAAGACCTAACGTGATCGGCTCCGCAAACATTCCATGGGTCCGACCGATCATAGGGGTCTTGGCATACTCACGACAACGTGCAGCCAATGCGTAGAGAAGCTGATCGCAGCGGGTCACCAACAGATCGGCAGCATCCCGCAAACAGATGGCCAAGGAAGAATCGAGGACATCGCTCGATGTAAGCCCACGATGAAGCCATCGAGCTTTAATCCCAATTTGCTCTTCGAGATGGGTCAGAAACGCGATCACATCATGCTTGACAGTATGCTCGATTTCTTCAATTCGATCGGGATTGAGAACAATGGAACGGCTTCGGATAGAATGGACAACCCCCGAGGGGACAATGCCCGCCTCTTCCATCGCCTGGCAAGCAGCAAGCTCCACGTCAAGCCACACCCGATAACGATAATGTACAGACCACAGTTGCTGAAATTCATGAGGAGTATAGCGAGGGATCATCGTACAATTGGAATCAATTTTAAGGTGGCATCTCAAAAAGGATTGGGGTTTAAAGAAGAGAACTTGGTATCAAGAAGAAAAAAGCTGATCCTGGTGGATCACTTACTAACCTGCGGTGAGAAAAATGACTATGGGAAAATTGAGCGAACGGCTGATCCATACTACTATACGAGATAAAGTCATTAAGGATTGTTGTGCACTCATTGAAGAAGAGGTACAAGGGAAAAGTGGAATTGCTGGGTTAGTGATCAAAGGGGCTTATCAAGCTGTTAAACGGATCAAGCCCAACATTATCCATCAAGCTGTTGAAGCCCTTTTGCCAGAATTTGCTCAAGCCTTGGATCCTCTTTACGAAGAGGCTATAGCGCAAGCGATGCCGGTGCAGTCATATTTCATGCAAAACCAGTCGCAAGTCACAGAAGCTCTCCTCGCCATTACAGACAAGCGCATTGAGAACGTCTCCATCACGCTGGTCAAGGCAACCTATCAAAAGCTGCGATCAGGAGCGAAAAAGCATGTTGAGAGCGCAATTCCTAAAATCGGTAGCATGATCGAAAGACACACAACTTCATGAGAGAGCATCTAGAAAGTCTCCTTCTTGCACTCGGGGTCGGTTCCCTTGTAGCCATAGGGGCCAAGCGGCTCCATGTGGCTTACAATGTAGCGCTCGTGATCATGGGGCTTTTGCTGGTGGTTGCCAATG
Protein-coding regions in this window:
- the purK gene encoding 5-(carboxyamino)imidazole ribonucleotide synthase; the protein is MKTVFVGSTLGILGGGQLGRMTAMAARSLGFSVHVLDPDPVCPARPIADLYMQAPLDDAVSIGKFAQSCSIITMEIEKIGLTGLAAAGQFVPVRPSKDVLAIVQNRIDQKDWLSRYGFPVGPYAPVRSEAELTSALRQIGLPSLLKTSFGGYDGRGQVLLSDSISTLQGWSSLGRVDCILERLLPLQAEFSILVARRPQGEIAVYPPAMNRHKRGILAFSTIPAMLPRDAVKQGEEIVRSMAELLHVEGLLTVEFFLTEGGDVFVNELAPRPHNSFHGSEKACRVSQFEQFVRAVCDWPLGQPELIQPVSIANLLGEHFLEDPTVSVAAVLNMPNVGVVLYGKKGACQGRKMGHLWAAASTPEGSMALVQQAHRRWSDPS
- the purE gene encoding 5-(carboxyamino)imidazole ribonucleotide mutase yields the protein MSAEQAPWVGVVMGSQSDLSVLSAAEQILEELTVPHELRIVSAHRTPDWMMEYAKTAESRGLSVLIAGAGGAAHLPGMLASQTLLPVLGVPVPVPPLDGLDSLLSIVQMPKGVPVGTLAIGRAGAANAAILAAQILSLRYPEIRGRLRTWRERQTQEVLQHTRVS
- the purB gene encoding adenylosuccinate lyase yields the protein MIPRYTPHEFQQLWSVHYRYRVWLDVELAACQAMEEAGIVPSGVVHSIRSRSIVLNPDRIEEIEHTVKHDVIAFLTHLEEQIGIKARWLHRGLTSSDVLDSSLAICLRDAADLLVTRCDQLLYALAARCREYAKTPMIGRTHGMFAEPITLGLALASHYAEIKRGRERLHRAKTEIAVGKLAGAVGTYAHISPAIETRALELLGLTPETVSTQVVCRDRHASYFCALALLAGAMERFATNLRHWQRSEVAEVEEPFTQGQKGSSAMPHKRNPILSENLCGLARIVRSFVNPALENIPLWHERDISHSSVERWSAPDATTALGFMLERATSLIRGMVVYPELLNAHLEKAGGLYCSEAILLKLVEAGMSRQVAYRLVQKQAVRALRGENFKACIQGDPEIVSLISADQIDSLFDLEHALVHVPSVIERALQSG
- a CDS encoding DUF6918 family protein; translation: MGKLSERLIHTTIRDKVIKDCCALIEEEVQGKSGIAGLVIKGAYQAVKRIKPNIIHQAVEALLPEFAQALDPLYEEAIAQAMPVQSYFMQNQSQVTEALLAITDKRIENVSITLVKATYQKLRSGAKKHVESAIPKIGSMIERHTTS